From the genome of Gammaproteobacteria bacterium:
TGCAAATTAAACATAAAGAAAACAAAGACCTTTACCTGGGTGATGATACCGATACCGCACTGTCATTGATTACCATGCCCTATGAAATAAAAGAATCATAGCTGCTAGCCAGCTAACACTGTATCGCTTTTGCCTAAGAAACCTGGCAATACATCAGCAAAGACAAAACCTTCGCGCTCAACTACCTCACCGACAGTAATATCAATTGCCTTGTTATAAAACGGCGCAGCAAAGACAAAAGTATGAAACTCACCCCTTTCACCACAGGGATCAACCGAAGGTGGTAAATCAGCCAACAACTCTGCATTAAATTCCCGGCCAGCAAATTCTTTTGGGCATTGCTTGGGGTCAACACAAGTGATCACTGCTTTGAGTCCGGCTTCAACCATCGTCATGGCTAATTCATCTGTCGGTATCTGCCACAGTGGAAATATCGGCGATAAGCCTGTGCCAGCCAGTTGGGTGACTCGGTATTGGCGAATATCTTCAAGAAACAAGTCGCCGAATACTAGCCCTTCTATACCGTCCTCTTGCGCCTGTGTAATAAAAACAGACAAGGCTTGTTCGTATTGAATATTGGAACAAGGATAAGGAA
Proteins encoded in this window:
- a CDS encoding adenine nucleotide alpha hydrolase, whose product is MKRQRVMLSWSSGKDSAWSLHTIQQSDDYEVVGIFTTVNAEFQRVAMHGVRLELLRQQAQAMALPLTVIEIPYPCSNIQYEQALSVFITQAQEDGIEGLVFGDLFLEDIRQYRVTQLAGTGLSPIFPLWQIPTDELAMTMVEAGLKAVITCVDPKQCPKEFAGREFNAELLADLPPSVDPCGERGEFHTFVFAAPFYNKAIDITVGEVVEREGFVFADVLPGFLGKSDTVLAG